One window of Etheostoma spectabile isolate EspeVRDwgs_2016 chromosome 6, UIUC_Espe_1.0, whole genome shotgun sequence genomic DNA carries:
- the LOC116691598 gene encoding keratin, type I cytoskeletal 9-like isoform X1 — protein sequence MPSRKKNPPKKQNTLDIASFFGTPGKTVSSRLSESAQPGGATGGATGGASGGASGGASGGATGGASGGASDGASGGASGGASGGASGGASGGASGGATGGASGGASGGASGGATGGATGGASGGATGGAAGGAAGGASGSDPGEGAKFSQPSGDAQSNLGGATGSQTRSQTRVKEENGVDPTGEHLHRITVKFSPTDSEKYTIDCYHPRTLLDVIKSSEIYEKKMKMHSDENIVITVGEARDSIVATHFPCTCVRSDESLIISGKKEKVEVTQDQFYKIHSRDMYSVFYIDTVGGQYTEQKKLFRNKPAKKLKYLWVYGEKGITVKEALERDGRFIEDLGDFTLSDNENPDLITECTQKVDKLHEKHFKICLPRISANDSSGLSSNSAQRSDSMPAVDEAQQRKIRAAMEKRGISVRAAIEKSGNNVNIEEIYETLRRQFPELKAFMESRFPGDSYQKAVNLKKENFGKIQQSFSEVHRITKLLKRGESVCKIDVEDVSQGTGFVLFGNFILTNAHLLNGCVEGQKLKKGIEMSFFFEDPESKEYYFKLAHRDIYCTQDEIDYVGENYNHKTKKHKKMKVPPGLLKSFGPMPQNGEACIIGHPAGGVKKMDPTFIIEKETRDQSHPSKDPFVVWSINQIIQDQNIENIMMGGKNADKVVAYNTFMYHGSSGSPVFDARGRVVGLHTAGFLYKQESVIELAQPLLTIFKDIVTMLKEHGKDELLETVKKEVKENSDLEEVFMSVVELKDEPADPEELLDYIEPMETD from the exons ATGCCTTCCAGAAAGAAGAATCCtccaaaaaagcaaaatacGCTGGACATCGCGTCATTTTTCGGCACACCT GGCAAAACTGTCAGCAGCCGATTGTCAGAGAGTGCACAGCCAGGTGGAGCTACAGGCGGAGCTACAGGTGGAGCTTCAGGCGGAGCTTCAGGCGGAGCTTCAGGCGGAGCTACAGGCGGAGCTTCAGGCGGAGCTTCAGATGGAGCTTCAGGCGGAGCTTCAGGTGGAGCTTCAGGTGGAGCTTCAGGCGGAGCTTCAGGCGGAGCTTCAGGCGGAGCTACAGGTGGAGCTTCAGGTGGAGCTTCAGGCGGAGCTTCAGGCGGAGCTACAGGTGGAGCTACAGGTGGAGCTTCAGGCGGAGCTACAGGTGGAGCTGCAGGTGGAGCTGCAGGCGGAGCTTCAGGGTCTGATCCAGGGGAAGGAGCCAAATTCTCTCAGCCAAGCGGAGATGCACAGTCCAATCTAGGTGGAGCTACAGGCTCTCAG ACACGCAGCCAAACGAGAGTGAAAGAGGAGAACGGTGTTGATCCCACG GGCGAACATCTGCATCGCATCACGGTGAAATTCAGTCCTACTGACAGCGAGAAATACACTATTGACTGCTATCATCCTCGCACACTGCTGGACGTGATAAAATCATCTGAAATCTatgagaagaagatgaagatgcATTCAgatgaaaatattgtgataacGGTGGGTGAAGCAAGGGACTCTATTGTTGCAACACATTTCCCTTGTACTTGTGTCAGAAGTGACGAGTCTCTGATCATAtcagggaaaaaagaaaaggttgaaGTGACCCAGGACCAATTTTACAAAATACACTCAAGGGATATGTATTCTGTATTTTACATTGATACCGTGGGAGGGCAATACACCGAACAAAAGAAGCTTTTTAGAAACAAGCCTGCCAAAAAGTTGAAGTATCTGTGGGTCTATGGGGAGAAGGGGATCACTGTCAAAGAGGCTCTGGAAAGAGACGGTCGCTTCATTGAAGACCTCGGCGACTTCACTCTGTCTGACAATGAGAATCCAGATTTAATCACTGAATGCACACAAAAAGTTGACAAACtacatgaaaaacatttcaaGATATGTCTTCCACGGATCTCTGCAAATGATAGCTCGGGTTTATCAAGTAATTCGGCACAGAGGTCTGACTCAATGCCGGCTGTAGATGAAGCGCAGCAGAGAAAAATCAGAGCAGCGATGGAAAAGAGAGGAATTAGTGTCAGAGCAGCGATAGAAAAGAGTGGCAACAATGTCAACATTGAGGAGATTTATGAAACGCTGCGTCGCCAGTTTCCAGAGCTCAAAGCATTTATGGAGAGTAGATTCCCTGGGGATTCTTATCAGAAAGCAGTCAACCTGAAGAAGGAAAACTTTGGGAAGATCCAACAGTCATTCAGTGAAGTCCACAGAATCACGAAGCTGCTGAAACGGGGCGAGTCAGTTTGCAAAATTGATGTTGAGGATGTTTCTCAGGGAACAGGCTTTGTGCTGTTTGGCAACTTCATCTTGACCAACGCACACCTTCTCAATGGTTGTGTCGAAGGACAAAAGTTGAAGAAGGGTatagaaatgtcttttttctttgaagATCCTGAGTCAAAAGAGTACTACTTCAAGCTGGCTCACCGTGACATCTACTGCACTCAGGATGAGATTGATTATGTGGGTGAAAACTacaaccacaaaacaaagaaacataaaaaaatgaaggtGCCACCAGGACTCCTGAAGAGTTTTGGTCCAATGCCCCAGAATGGTGAAGCCTGTATTATTGGTCACCCAGCAGGAGGAGTGAAAAAGATGGATCCTACATTTATCATTGAGAAAGAGACGAGGGATCAGTCACATCCAAGCAAAGATCCCTTCGTTGTCTGGtcaatcaatcaaattatcCAAGatcaaaacattgaaaacataaTGATGGGTGGGAAAAACGCAGACAAAGTTGTGGCCTACAACACTTTCATGTATCACGGCTCTTCTGGCTCCCCGGTGTTTGACGCTCGTGGTCGAGTCGTTGGTTTGCACACCGCAGGATTTCTTTACAAACAAGAGAGTGTGATAGAGTTGGCCCAACCTCTGCTCACTATTTTTAAAGACATTGTGACTATGTTAAAAGAACATGGAAAGGATGAGCTGTTGGAGACAGTTAAGAAAGAGGTGAAGGAAAACTCAGACCTAGAAGAGGTCTTCATGTCTGTGGTTGAGCTCAAGGATGAGCCAGCAGACCCTGAGGAGCTCCTGGACTACATTGAGCCAATGGAAACTGATTAA
- the LOC116691598 gene encoding protein FAM111A-like isoform X2, which translates to MPSRKKNPPKKQNTLDIASFFGTPGKTVSSRLSESAQPGGASGGASGGASGGASGGASGGATGGASGGASGGASGGATGGATGGASGGATGGAAGGAAGGASGSDPGEGAKFSQPSGDAQSNLGGATGSQTRSQTRVKEENGVDPTGEHLHRITVKFSPTDSEKYTIDCYHPRTLLDVIKSSEIYEKKMKMHSDENIVITVGEARDSIVATHFPCTCVRSDESLIISGKKEKVEVTQDQFYKIHSRDMYSVFYIDTVGGQYTEQKKLFRNKPAKKLKYLWVYGEKGITVKEALERDGRFIEDLGDFTLSDNENPDLITECTQKVDKLHEKHFKICLPRISANDSSGLSSNSAQRSDSMPAVDEAQQRKIRAAMEKRGISVRAAIEKSGNNVNIEEIYETLRRQFPELKAFMESRFPGDSYQKAVNLKKENFGKIQQSFSEVHRITKLLKRGESVCKIDVEDVSQGTGFVLFGNFILTNAHLLNGCVEGQKLKKGIEMSFFFEDPESKEYYFKLAHRDIYCTQDEIDYVGENYNHKTKKHKKMKVPPGLLKSFGPMPQNGEACIIGHPAGGVKKMDPTFIIEKETRDQSHPSKDPFVVWSINQIIQDQNIENIMMGGKNADKVVAYNTFMYHGSSGSPVFDARGRVVGLHTAGFLYKQESVIELAQPLLTIFKDIVTMLKEHGKDELLETVKKEVKENSDLEEVFMSVVELKDEPADPEELLDYIEPMETD; encoded by the exons ATGCCTTCCAGAAAGAAGAATCCtccaaaaaagcaaaatacGCTGGACATCGCGTCATTTTTCGGCACACCT GGCAAAACTGTCAGCAGCCGATTGTCAGAGAGTGCACAGCCAG GCGGAGCTTCAGGTGGAGCTTCAGGTGGAGCTTCAGGCGGAGCTTCAGGCGGAGCTTCAGGCGGAGCTACAGGTGGAGCTTCAGGTGGAGCTTCAGGCGGAGCTTCAGGCGGAGCTACAGGTGGAGCTACAGGTGGAGCTTCAGGCGGAGCTACAGGTGGAGCTGCAGGTGGAGCTGCAGGCGGAGCTTCAGGGTCTGATCCAGGGGAAGGAGCCAAATTCTCTCAGCCAAGCGGAGATGCACAGTCCAATCTAGGTGGAGCTACAGGCTCTCAG ACACGCAGCCAAACGAGAGTGAAAGAGGAGAACGGTGTTGATCCCACG GGCGAACATCTGCATCGCATCACGGTGAAATTCAGTCCTACTGACAGCGAGAAATACACTATTGACTGCTATCATCCTCGCACACTGCTGGACGTGATAAAATCATCTGAAATCTatgagaagaagatgaagatgcATTCAgatgaaaatattgtgataacGGTGGGTGAAGCAAGGGACTCTATTGTTGCAACACATTTCCCTTGTACTTGTGTCAGAAGTGACGAGTCTCTGATCATAtcagggaaaaaagaaaaggttgaaGTGACCCAGGACCAATTTTACAAAATACACTCAAGGGATATGTATTCTGTATTTTACATTGATACCGTGGGAGGGCAATACACCGAACAAAAGAAGCTTTTTAGAAACAAGCCTGCCAAAAAGTTGAAGTATCTGTGGGTCTATGGGGAGAAGGGGATCACTGTCAAAGAGGCTCTGGAAAGAGACGGTCGCTTCATTGAAGACCTCGGCGACTTCACTCTGTCTGACAATGAGAATCCAGATTTAATCACTGAATGCACACAAAAAGTTGACAAACtacatgaaaaacatttcaaGATATGTCTTCCACGGATCTCTGCAAATGATAGCTCGGGTTTATCAAGTAATTCGGCACAGAGGTCTGACTCAATGCCGGCTGTAGATGAAGCGCAGCAGAGAAAAATCAGAGCAGCGATGGAAAAGAGAGGAATTAGTGTCAGAGCAGCGATAGAAAAGAGTGGCAACAATGTCAACATTGAGGAGATTTATGAAACGCTGCGTCGCCAGTTTCCAGAGCTCAAAGCATTTATGGAGAGTAGATTCCCTGGGGATTCTTATCAGAAAGCAGTCAACCTGAAGAAGGAAAACTTTGGGAAGATCCAACAGTCATTCAGTGAAGTCCACAGAATCACGAAGCTGCTGAAACGGGGCGAGTCAGTTTGCAAAATTGATGTTGAGGATGTTTCTCAGGGAACAGGCTTTGTGCTGTTTGGCAACTTCATCTTGACCAACGCACACCTTCTCAATGGTTGTGTCGAAGGACAAAAGTTGAAGAAGGGTatagaaatgtcttttttctttgaagATCCTGAGTCAAAAGAGTACTACTTCAAGCTGGCTCACCGTGACATCTACTGCACTCAGGATGAGATTGATTATGTGGGTGAAAACTacaaccacaaaacaaagaaacataaaaaaatgaaggtGCCACCAGGACTCCTGAAGAGTTTTGGTCCAATGCCCCAGAATGGTGAAGCCTGTATTATTGGTCACCCAGCAGGAGGAGTGAAAAAGATGGATCCTACATTTATCATTGAGAAAGAGACGAGGGATCAGTCACATCCAAGCAAAGATCCCTTCGTTGTCTGGtcaatcaatcaaattatcCAAGatcaaaacattgaaaacataaTGATGGGTGGGAAAAACGCAGACAAAGTTGTGGCCTACAACACTTTCATGTATCACGGCTCTTCTGGCTCCCCGGTGTTTGACGCTCGTGGTCGAGTCGTTGGTTTGCACACCGCAGGATTTCTTTACAAACAAGAGAGTGTGATAGAGTTGGCCCAACCTCTGCTCACTATTTTTAAAGACATTGTGACTATGTTAAAAGAACATGGAAAGGATGAGCTGTTGGAGACAGTTAAGAAAGAGGTGAAGGAAAACTCAGACCTAGAAGAGGTCTTCATGTCTGTGGTTGAGCTCAAGGATGAGCCAGCAGACCCTGAGGAGCTCCTGGACTACATTGAGCCAATGGAAACTGATTAA
- the LOC116691598 gene encoding protein FAM111A-like isoform X3, whose amino-acid sequence MPSRKKNPPKKQNTLDIASFFGTPGKTVSSRLSESAQPGGATGGATGGASGSDPGEGAKFSQPSGDAQSNLGGATGSQTRSQTRVKEENGVDPTGEHLHRITVKFSPTDSEKYTIDCYHPRTLLDVIKSSEIYEKKMKMHSDENIVITVGEARDSIVATHFPCTCVRSDESLIISGKKEKVEVTQDQFYKIHSRDMYSVFYIDTVGGQYTEQKKLFRNKPAKKLKYLWVYGEKGITVKEALERDGRFIEDLGDFTLSDNENPDLITECTQKVDKLHEKHFKICLPRISANDSSGLSSNSAQRSDSMPAVDEAQQRKIRAAMEKRGISVRAAIEKSGNNVNIEEIYETLRRQFPELKAFMESRFPGDSYQKAVNLKKENFGKIQQSFSEVHRITKLLKRGESVCKIDVEDVSQGTGFVLFGNFILTNAHLLNGCVEGQKLKKGIEMSFFFEDPESKEYYFKLAHRDIYCTQDEIDYVGENYNHKTKKHKKMKVPPGLLKSFGPMPQNGEACIIGHPAGGVKKMDPTFIIEKETRDQSHPSKDPFVVWSINQIIQDQNIENIMMGGKNADKVVAYNTFMYHGSSGSPVFDARGRVVGLHTAGFLYKQESVIELAQPLLTIFKDIVTMLKEHGKDELLETVKKEVKENSDLEEVFMSVVELKDEPADPEELLDYIEPMETD is encoded by the exons ATGCCTTCCAGAAAGAAGAATCCtccaaaaaagcaaaatacGCTGGACATCGCGTCATTTTTCGGCACACCT GGCAAAACTGTCAGCAGCCGATTGTCAGAGAGTGCACAGCCAGGTGGAGCTACAGGCGGAGCTACAG GCGGAGCTTCAGGGTCTGATCCAGGGGAAGGAGCCAAATTCTCTCAGCCAAGCGGAGATGCACAGTCCAATCTAGGTGGAGCTACAGGCTCTCAG ACACGCAGCCAAACGAGAGTGAAAGAGGAGAACGGTGTTGATCCCACG GGCGAACATCTGCATCGCATCACGGTGAAATTCAGTCCTACTGACAGCGAGAAATACACTATTGACTGCTATCATCCTCGCACACTGCTGGACGTGATAAAATCATCTGAAATCTatgagaagaagatgaagatgcATTCAgatgaaaatattgtgataacGGTGGGTGAAGCAAGGGACTCTATTGTTGCAACACATTTCCCTTGTACTTGTGTCAGAAGTGACGAGTCTCTGATCATAtcagggaaaaaagaaaaggttgaaGTGACCCAGGACCAATTTTACAAAATACACTCAAGGGATATGTATTCTGTATTTTACATTGATACCGTGGGAGGGCAATACACCGAACAAAAGAAGCTTTTTAGAAACAAGCCTGCCAAAAAGTTGAAGTATCTGTGGGTCTATGGGGAGAAGGGGATCACTGTCAAAGAGGCTCTGGAAAGAGACGGTCGCTTCATTGAAGACCTCGGCGACTTCACTCTGTCTGACAATGAGAATCCAGATTTAATCACTGAATGCACACAAAAAGTTGACAAACtacatgaaaaacatttcaaGATATGTCTTCCACGGATCTCTGCAAATGATAGCTCGGGTTTATCAAGTAATTCGGCACAGAGGTCTGACTCAATGCCGGCTGTAGATGAAGCGCAGCAGAGAAAAATCAGAGCAGCGATGGAAAAGAGAGGAATTAGTGTCAGAGCAGCGATAGAAAAGAGTGGCAACAATGTCAACATTGAGGAGATTTATGAAACGCTGCGTCGCCAGTTTCCAGAGCTCAAAGCATTTATGGAGAGTAGATTCCCTGGGGATTCTTATCAGAAAGCAGTCAACCTGAAGAAGGAAAACTTTGGGAAGATCCAACAGTCATTCAGTGAAGTCCACAGAATCACGAAGCTGCTGAAACGGGGCGAGTCAGTTTGCAAAATTGATGTTGAGGATGTTTCTCAGGGAACAGGCTTTGTGCTGTTTGGCAACTTCATCTTGACCAACGCACACCTTCTCAATGGTTGTGTCGAAGGACAAAAGTTGAAGAAGGGTatagaaatgtcttttttctttgaagATCCTGAGTCAAAAGAGTACTACTTCAAGCTGGCTCACCGTGACATCTACTGCACTCAGGATGAGATTGATTATGTGGGTGAAAACTacaaccacaaaacaaagaaacataaaaaaatgaaggtGCCACCAGGACTCCTGAAGAGTTTTGGTCCAATGCCCCAGAATGGTGAAGCCTGTATTATTGGTCACCCAGCAGGAGGAGTGAAAAAGATGGATCCTACATTTATCATTGAGAAAGAGACGAGGGATCAGTCACATCCAAGCAAAGATCCCTTCGTTGTCTGGtcaatcaatcaaattatcCAAGatcaaaacattgaaaacataaTGATGGGTGGGAAAAACGCAGACAAAGTTGTGGCCTACAACACTTTCATGTATCACGGCTCTTCTGGCTCCCCGGTGTTTGACGCTCGTGGTCGAGTCGTTGGTTTGCACACCGCAGGATTTCTTTACAAACAAGAGAGTGTGATAGAGTTGGCCCAACCTCTGCTCACTATTTTTAAAGACATTGTGACTATGTTAAAAGAACATGGAAAGGATGAGCTGTTGGAGACAGTTAAGAAAGAGGTGAAGGAAAACTCAGACCTAGAAGAGGTCTTCATGTCTGTGGTTGAGCTCAAGGATGAGCCAGCAGACCCTGAGGAGCTCCTGGACTACATTGAGCCAATGGAAACTGATTAA